The DNA sequence gacggtccaaaattgtaaaattagtCTATTCTCTTTGTCTAATAGAAATATACTCAATTTAGaattgacacgagttttaatgtgtaattggtaaagcaagagaggaggagaaaagATAGTAGAAATTGTATAGTAGATGGTGAGacccaaaataaaagaaaatataatttgttttggagggagtataatatatttctatggaacgtataaaaaaaatatatgatttatttCTACATGATggacaaaagaaaatatagtgTATTCCTATACTAGGGAGTATTTATGGACAGAGGCAGTACTATTTATAAGAAATATGTGGAAAACGCCCTAGACAAGACTTAGTGTTGTCCCTATCTTTACCCACACGCCCGATCGACCCACCACCTTCACTCCTCTCACTTTCACTTTCACCTTCATTAAACCTCCAAACAAACACCTGTAAGCTGTCCCACCACTTAAAAACATATTTCTCGTGATatctcactttctattatttcTGTTAAAGTATTCATcttcttgtaaataaaataagagaacgGATATACAGTGTGTTTGTTTGTCGAATggtagaaaaattaataatatttgagGCTAAAAGCCTCGGTTGAATCCTCGGTAGcatggatttttaaatttatgtttatttaattattaaaaaaaaaagagtgaactgATATACAGTATAGTTCAACagtaatttgttttaaaaaatagccGCTTTTAAAATTGACCTACTTATTTGTTACCCTCATTTTTAcgtattgaataaaaataattaatgaggTTGAATCGATTTATTCGAGGTCAAATTAGTTCTAAAaatttactcccttcgttcgtcattaaatgtttcatttttttctttttcgttcgtcctccaataaatgtttctttccatttttactATACTGGGTAGGTGGACCATATATTCCACTATTTCATTCtactccattttattataaaaccaatatataaaagtagatcCACGTTCCACTTACTTTTTtacccacttttatatataaaatcaaacaatttcttaagaCTCGTATCtgtcaaatatgagacatttaatcaCGGAGGGAGGATATTATTGCCTCAACAGTAAAATAATGGCAATTCctctatttaaaaataaagatatgtCAGAAAATTCttgtattttcaaatttaacaaGGAATTATTCCCTTGTCCCACGTTATGTGTgccaatttttcattttatgtgtTCTGTATTAATTGTTCCATTTCGTTTTAACcactttaatattatatttcatatttcactaactcattttactcaaattttattagtttaaaagtatgactcatattttaataactttttcaacttattttcTACTCCGTCCGTCCCTGAAACGTTCATACATTTAGTTCGGTACggattttaattcataattggCAAAGTAAGAGGGAGATGGAcataaagtattgttagtggttTGTGGTGATCCGGAGGTCACGAGTTCAAACCCCACCTTGGGAGACATTCGACCTTAATCCGCAAGCCCGGTCGAGCAGGATTAATCCGATTCCGCTGAAGGAAGGTTCGAAACACTtgttgtaaaaaaaaagtattgttagtagagaatgagtctcacctcattagaggaaatttttttttcaaaaattagaaaatttatagAAACAGACTAAAAcgaaatatttcataatttttagggatggaggaaatattacatttcttaGAACTCTATTAGATTAAAATGAGACATATATTAGAGCACAAAaagagtactccctccgttccttgttaatagagGCGCTTCTTTTCGGCACCGAGTTTAAGAATAGAGTGTTAAGTAGATAgtggaaaaagtaagaaagaataaagtaagagagatgaagaaataaagtaagggagacggagataaaataaagtaaaagagatgattACTTTctgctaaaaatagaaataacttaattaactttaaactttccaaaatagtaaaatgactctattaacatggaacgaagggagtacgtCTCTGAATATTGTATTAATATCATGTGcaagtttctatttttgaaatattcttaaatatttataaattattgctCAAactatttttgcatttttttaagagTCACTACGGCCTACGCAGCATGGGCAGCCGGGCCCACCTGTTCGCCGCCGCAgcgctcctcctcctcctccctctCTTCTCCTCCGATCCCGACGACGAGCGCTGCCTCACCCATCTAAGCCAATCCCTCTCCGACCCCCTAAAAAGCCTCCACAACTGGAGCGCCACCACCTTCACATCCCCCTGCGACGGCTCCACCTCCTTCCTCCGCGGCGCCACCTGCAACAACGGTCGCATCTCCACCCTCTCCCTCTCCAACCTCTCTTTACGAGGCTCCATCCCCCCTCACCTCTCCAACTGCACCGCCCTCCAATCCCTCGACCTCTCCTCCAACGCCCTCTCCGGCACCATCCCGTCCGACCTCGGGAGCCTCCTCAATCTCGCGGCGCTCAACCTCTCCTTCAACGCCTTCTCCGGCCCAATCCCGGCCCAGCTAGGCCTGCTGGTCCGGCTCTCGGCTTTTGACATCTCGAGTAACCGGCTATCCGGTCCGATTCCTTCTTCGCTGGGGAACCGGACTGGGAGCCTGGCCCGTTTCAATGCGAGCTCTTTTGTTGGGAACAAGGGCCTTTACGGCTATCCCTTGCCACCGCCAAAGAAGTCCGGGTTTCCGGGCTTGGCGATCGTCGGAATCGGGCTCGGAAGCGGGCTGGTGAGCTTGCTGCTTAGCTTTATTGTGGTTTGTGTTTGGTTGAGAGTTATTGAGCAGAGATCCGAGAATCATGAGGGCAAAATTACTCAGCTCATGCCGCATTATtagttttacttttaatttatgctttctttatcttatcggttactataattattatttttattattttaaatttagatatatatgaacatctctttctctttcatgATTGgggttatttttaattttgaaatgagtATGCATGTAATTGGTAGTACTCTCTGCATCTTGagttatttgaattatattatattttggattattttaaattatttatctttatcttttaTAACTAGAATCAAAACTTCAAATCTcacttcctttcttatttttctattttattctttcttttcttttctactttattctctgtcctatattattttatctagctATATACTAactaaaattttcttaaatctcgtgtaaaaaaaaatatatcaagtAATATGGGACAATGTCAGTACATTATTTCATCATGATTAACACGCacacattaaataaaatttaaattttaacaaattgaAAGGTTTGGTCAttatgaaatactactattcaTTTTGTATATGAACAAATGTTTGACTTTGATCCGTgggtataaaaaatatgaaaaaatttcaattaaatcacaatttttagTTGACTTCCGGTTTATCACACAACTTATAAAGTtagctaattaaatcataagtTATAACACCTTCGCAATTGTACAATTATGCGGTGATGTGGACGCTCTTATTTTCCTACGCGAACATAAacatcatttatttaaaacaatGTCAGCTCTACACCCCTATAAAACGACATTGTTTTGTTCcatcattttcatatttaaggtttttttttaaagaaaagtgTATTTGGTTTGATTATTCTAAcgattttttaattctataatACCACTTCAGAATgtcatattattaaataatgtcATTTTATGCCATGTCACTAAATGCTCTGTCACTTAACAAAGGTTGATGAAAAAGTCAGTGGTTATATATACTAGGGCcgacaattatttaatttcttgtaaATAAGGTTTAGATCGtggaaatgaattttaatcaTGTAAATCAAGTTTAAGAATTAGgtttatttgtgaaatattaggttttaatacataatatttGGATTGGGGCGTTATCATGTCATGTCAACCTATATTA is a window from the Salvia hispanica cultivar TCC Black 2014 chromosome 1, UniMelb_Shisp_WGS_1.0, whole genome shotgun sequence genome containing:
- the LOC125202296 gene encoding receptor-like protein 44; translated protein: MGSRAHLFAAAALLLLLPLFSSDPDDERCLTHLSQSLSDPLKSLHNWSATTFTSPCDGSTSFLRGATCNNGRISTLSLSNLSLRGSIPPHLSNCTALQSLDLSSNALSGTIPSDLGSLLNLAALNLSFNAFSGPIPAQLGLLVRLSAFDISSNRLSGPIPSSLGNRTGSLARFNASSFVGNKGLYGYPLPPPKKSGFPGLAIVGIGLGSGLVSLLLSFIVVCVWLRVIEQRSENHEGKITQLMPHY